The Clarias gariepinus isolate MV-2021 ecotype Netherlands chromosome 12, CGAR_prim_01v2, whole genome shotgun sequence region GAGACATGACTTTATCATATTCTGTTGTCTCTTTAAGGCCAGGGAAACACTTTATATTGTGCCACCATGCAGCCCTGTTGTCAGGTGGACAAAAGGGTACAGATGACCATAGCACAAGTCCCAGTGTGGGCCATACCAAGGCCTATGGTTGACCCTTAATTGGGACCAAGTACAGCAAATTACTCACTGATAAATACAATTCTGACAAAACAATTTACTTGtatttacatattaaatatatttattgttattgttaaaatacattttaactaattttaacttgatacTTCATCTGGTGCAGCTGAAACACCTGGCCAATCACAGTCCCAGTGACTTGGCTGGAAATGAACGTACATTCAGCCAAATGAAACTATATGCACACTATACTCAAAAACTATGTGGACTCCACAATATGCCAGGAAACACTCAGTAAGATCCATTTACTCCAAAGAGAGAAAAGTCGTCCAAAGTCTGGACTTCGAGAACATCAGAGACTTTTCTGTTGGATTTGCATTTGGATCTGAACACTAGtcagtaaaacaataaaagtaataGCATACAGCTGTTCATATATTGTAGATAGAATAACAAACTACACACGTGGGCAAGGTGTTGTTTATATGATTATCATAATTTCGGTGTATGGTCCTATACTCTGCACAGTGTTTTAATTCTGCAACCAACCtgaccaatatatatatatagatatatatatatatatttctttattaaaaaatagtaaaattgtCTACTTTTCTTTATCCATGTATGATTTGATATTATGATTTAATATGTTGTggtaatttattacattatttctaATTTCTTCTAATCATAATTCATACTTTGGAGGCTATTTTTTACTCCTTTTTTGTCTAACTTTACCTTTGTGCTTTAGAAatatattgagtaaatatactCAAACAGAGCATACACTGGGTGGGACTACAACAAAGTgaatttgtaaaaagaaaaaagaaaaataccatGCTAATCGCCAAGCACATTTTGGAAATAATCCGTGCTGTATTGTTGTATTCCTTGTATTCCAAATATTaattcaagtaaaaatttataaaaacagttcacagattttctttttgtctgtcaTTTCTAGACACCAGATGCACCACATTAAGACAGATGGCACCATCAAGTACAACATTTTACCAAATCATTTAGTTAATTAACCAACTGCGACAATTTGCACAATTTAAACGTCAAATATGagcaaataaaatacaaagaaaagttATGATCAAAGTTATGAACAGCACGTGTGTGAAGTTTTCTGGCCGATCTGCAGATGCGCACGTGAACACTCACCGTCCCAGGAGAAATTCTTGTCCCACACCGACCACATCTGCACGATGAAGAACGGGGCCCAGCACACGATGTAGGCGAGCACGATGACGAAGGTCATTTTGACGGTGCGGAGTTTGGCGCGCGAGATGGTGCTCACGCTGCTCACCGACGCCTTGCCGATCAGCGCGCTCGTGCCGTGCGCCGCGCCGCTCTTCGTCTTGCACTTGACGTTCATCCAGATGCTGCGGCAGATAAATCCGTAGCACATGACGAGCACGGTGACTGGGATGAGAAAGATGCCGACCGTGATCCAGGTGATGTAGGCGCGCACGCCCCACGGCTCGATGAAGTGACCCCAGCAGTCGTACACGTCCGAGCCGTTCTTTATCTCGCTGAGGGAGAAGATGAAGTACTGCGGGGTGCTGAGCACCACACTGCACAGCCACGTGCAGGCTATCATCAGGCGCGCGCGGCGCGCGGCTCCCTGCAGACTTCGTAACGGGTGGCAGATGGCGATGTAGCGGTCCACCGTCAGCATCACCAGCATGTAGGTGGAGGCGAACATGCCGAGCACCTGGAGGTGCTTCACCACGCGGCACAGGATGTCGGGTCCATTGAAGCGGAATGTGATCTCCCAGCAGAGCTGGGGAAGAACCTGGAAGAAGGCCACCACCAGGTCGGCGAGGCTCAGGTGTTTAATGAACAGGTGCACACGTGAGCTCTTCTTGGCGGCGTTGCGCACGGCCAGTAGCACGCTTATGTTCCCCGCCACAGCCGCCAAGAACGTCAAGCTCAGCACCGTGATCTCCAGCTTGGCCACTTCTTCATTACGGCCAAACGGATCAGTGCTGCTGTTGGTTACCAGGCTCGCGTTTCCAGCCGAGTGCGCATCCGAGGCGCTCAGACACAGTGTCCGGTTATCGTGCGTGCCGTTCCCATGCGGACCGAGTTCCGGCGTTGGGGCACACATCCCTGGTCCCGGGTGCGCCATTCGGTCACTCCTGCGTAATGACAACTGTTTAACAGACGGGACTGCGCGAACGTCTCGTGCGTCTTGGACGCGCGTAAAAGGCAGAAGAGCGCGCACAGATCACATTCTCAGCCATTTGCTCGGTGCCATCGTCCTCATATCGCACGTTCTAAAGCCAACCCCTATGTGAGTCTCTGGTTAAAAAGGGCAAGCCTTACAGGTCCGCCCTTCCTCCCCCTCCCCAGATGTCCAGGAGCTAATCATCACTGAACAAAACATCCTAGACAGACGAATGCGTTTTAAGTTTACCACCGAGCATTTATTCATCACAGCATCAATATCTTTTAGCCTTTCTTGTCTACTGATTTACCTTTGTGAcactttattacttattttaaatgtgttgtgTATGTCAACTTGGAGATAAATAAACTGCTCGCTGCGCGTCTATTTCAAGCTCGGTGGAAAAATTGTTATGAAATGCTGGCCGTAGAAGACCAgcaacaggtgtgtgtgtgtgtgtgtgtgtgtgtgtgtgtgtgtaaagaaataTGGCAAAGTCCATTTGGACAGTGTTTGGTCCTCACAAATAggcatttttagttttattaaaaactgctataatgtataataatgttACATTAGCTGAAACCTGTGTTCGTGTTTGTGCATCATTTATCTGATtattatctaattattatcttatcttatttattttacttattatcTAAGTGAGGACCAAATGTACTCAGGAGGATAGAAATATGGTTATGGTTATACTTCAAAGTGTTTCATAAAGATAGtggcatctgtgtgtgtgtgtgtgtgtgtgtgtgtgtggagggggtgAGTGATTACAAATATgtagttttagttttattaaatttgataaaatgtatattaaaagaaatgtttataaaatgtttatactaTTAGTAAATTTATAGCttatttatataacttaatATCTGAGTGAGGACTAAATGTACCCATAAGGATAGGGATATCTGATAGCTTTAACTTTGCGGGGAAATTTGTCTTACGCcctcaataagaaaaaaatgtcaatatttTACTTAACTACTTGAGCCAATTATCCTGGCACGAATTGTAAGATCGTGGATGGgattgtgttcgtgtgtgtgtgtgtgtgtggagagagattACAAAGTCAATCACAAATATTCAAAATTCTAAATTGATATAAtgtgtaaaatgaatattaGAAGTAGGTGAAAcctatgtgtgtgtactgtatgtttgtgtctgtgcacacaagtattgtatttatttttttattatccgaATGAGGACCAAATGTACCCATAAAGATGGGAATATTTGATAGCTTCAATcctgtaaatttttttcttgcctCCTTCAagaatattttttccccttatatttaaaaaaatacgaGCCAAAATATCCTCACAagaacagtaaaacattttttgtgcgtgtgtgtgtgttcgcaaTTGGAATGCGTCGAAATGCGTCGAAAAGCATGATGACTTGAGCACTGCTGGAAATCCTTTGCAGGCCCTCACAAAAATGAGTAGGGTAAAGTATTTCATGAAGATTGTgaaatatgagtgtgtgtgtctgtttaaaaGAGCGCTCAATTCTTTACACATCAAGCAGGTGAAGTACACACCTGATGTAACTTTACATGAATAAGGGTAGACATGAGGACTCTTTACTCTGCTTCTCTTGGGAAGCAATAAAGGTTTCATATCCAGCCAtagaagatagatagatagatagatagatagatagatagatagatagatagatagatagatagatagatcagtCGAAACTAACAagcaaatgaacaaataaacaaattcctTACTATCAAACTGgacaaataaatgaacaaataaatacatggaTTAAAGTGATCTTTTCAGGAAAGCTGGAATACAGCACCCTGTAATTCATCTCTCGTTTATGTTTTGCTTATTTCACTATTTATGGTCAGTGTTTTAGTAATGCTCATCTTGCTTGATGTTATGGTAACTCTGGTGGTGTGTGTCCTAACAGTAATGTTCATAGTCCTTGTTCATAAATAATATTCATGTTTCCAGTTTGGAAGTGTTCGTGGTGTTTGTTTCTGCGCATGAATCTACTCATGAATCCTCTTCTCTTTCCTGACAAATCTAGATTTTGTAGACAACAACTTCTGACATGATGCTTAATGTGTTTTTAGGATAGatcataaaaatagaataaaaaaatacaacctgGACTGTCCATTTGTTTTCCCAAGGGCTGGACTGGGAAACATTGGAATCAGTGGGACTTTTCACTTTAGACCTTAGAGATGAATATCACTCTTATTTGTGTGTCTGTTCGTCTACCTCACTCCAAACATCTACTTCATCTCACcattataatgttataaaattttGTGCCTTCTCATAAGATAGCTCACACTATTCATTAATCATCCGGAGCAAGTGAGCAGGAAAACAAAAGTTTAACCTTTGAAAAATGTCGAACCTCTCCGGAGTCATCAGGCATAAATTCCATGCTTTTGCAAGTAGACACTTTTCTTTTTAGTCTCTCTTCTGtcgttttgtttttaatgctctTTTATTGCTGTTTGGAACTACGTGATTTTGTTCTACACTGACtgacatttaatgttttaaaatgtgctaCAGAAATAAATTACTTGATTTtcagtataaatattataaatatagtttaataatTTCATCTAGAGTTGCAGATTTATTCCATGCGTATGCTATTAATTAACTCTCCTTCCTTCTCTTATTTATTGTCTTTAGTATTTAAAGGTTGAACCTTATTTTCTTGGTCTCCATAAATTCTTCAATTTGTGAACCAATTACAATAGGTTGAAAaaaatgcttgtgtgtgtgtgttttaaactgTCATGAGGGGAATTAAGGGGTCATGGATTTTTTGATGAactctgactgtgtgtgtgtaggatataTATCagctgaaacaaaaaaaacaccacaaaataTTAACCACACTGCAAAGCCACATGCAGGCGATCATTAGGCGCACGGCGCGATCCAACCCCACACAAAAGCCAATGCAGCCCAACTTGcttaaaaagtcaatgctggccacaacAGAAAAGCACCAAAACACTCAACAGGCAAAGAGCACAATGTTTGTGTACCAATTAACCATAGGGGATTCAACATTCAACATTCAACATAGGGGGTTGTAGGGatcaacattaaaaccaccttgtttggttggttttccatatattttttttaaagtgttttaccTTTTAGATTCAATTacaaataaagtatatatactGGCAGCAATGCGGCATGCCATGGAGGTGAGGTGTTgtggaagcccaggttgctctgatagcagccttcagctcttctccATTTTTGAGCCCAGTGTCTCGCATCTTCCTCATAGATTGGAGATTTTAGATTCACAATACCTCATAGATTGTCTGTGGGGTTAAGGTTTGGCGAGTtcgctggccaatcaagcacaagGATGCTATGGTttttaaaccaggtattagtacttttggcaggTAATTATTTccagctgaaaaataaaatcagcatctctataaagctggtcagcagagagaagtatgaagtgctctaaaacttcagacctgataaaacaccactgactgtgcaaactttacactggacttcaggcagcTTAGATACTCTGCCTCTCCTCTTtcttactttcatctgaaaagaggactttgtgCCCACTGAGCAACATTCCAGTCCTTTTTGTagcattgctgcagtaattcatgcaaagggagCCCTGACCAAGTATTGGGAGCTGTACACATTCCTACTTTTCAGTAGTTCAACATTGTGTGATAAACATTATCtgtgataaaataaattaattaattaatttggtcataagtaatatttacattttctgagAATTACGgcaataaatcaacttttcaatgatattctaatttattgagaagcATCGCTACATACTACAtaagtatatttaaagaaaacgGATGGGAACACCAGAAGAAGCCAAGTAAAGAATTTGTTCAGTTGTTTTTCTCAGGTTTTTAAGAAATGCCCCCTGAGATCAGTGGAGATTTTAGATTTGAAACAAACACTGTTCATAGTCAAGTGTGAAGCTTTCCCAAATGAGTTTCCAGGTTTCCAAAGATACCTTAGAAATCACTAACAGCTGTCAACTTTAGCCAAGGAACATTGCTTGCCAATAGACTACTCAATTTCTACACAGTCCAGGGTTATTATAGAGCAACTCCAGACCCTCATCGTCTTTTCTCATGCCATCCCTTGTCCAAAACAAGTAAAGGAATAACTCATTTGCTTTCAACAAGAGCCGGCTCGTAACTGTTTCAGTCAGATACGTCAGTAAGAGctacacaaatttaaaagaaGAGAGGTTTCAGCGTTTCTTGTTTGCCTATTATACTCGCAAGTGGCCATCATGTTTTGAGGTAATTAACATGCAATTTACTGCACTCAGCATCTCTCCGTGGGTCTTCAGTTTTCCATTACTTTGCATGATCCACCAAAGTGACATACTGTAGTAGATGTCCAAATTTTAGTGCACCTTGAATTTTAAGTTTAACTACatgcttggccaaaaaaaagttattattattattattattttttttaacgaaaTGGTTATTTGACTGGGCTACATTAAGCAAAGGAAACAACAAGGAGATCTGAAATAACTGGAACTGAGTTAAGAATTCTTCAACACATAATCAAAACATTGTGGGCAAAACAAGGTGGGCAGACATAGCTCATTGGTTATGACATTGTACTAtttttcagaaggtcccaggtttaaaccccagcaccaccaagttgccactgttgtgccCTTCTTGTAAATGAAGGGATTGTGCAAGGTTAAGTTTGTtgacagcaaaaaaaatcatgaatagagatcacttaaacagttggtgaagttgcatagtaaaaaaaggaaaaatcaaAGCTACAATATGTTGAATAATGAAGGGTAGAGCATATCTATATGCACATAATGTGACAAGAacttgggactaaacagctgtgtggccataagaaaactacttgaaagtgagactaatcagaagaAAAGCCTTTGCTAAGGAGCATAAAAATTGGACTTTCGACACGTGGTCAGATGGGTTgatggtcaggtctaggctcagcaatgttacatgacaataaaatgaagtcagctgatgacttgaatgtactgaatgaccaggttattgtaacacagccatattccaggatgtagattgtgaaagagtggttttgaGAGCACAAGGAATCATTTTCGCACATGAGCTGGCCATCACAATGTGTCAAGATTACACAACTAGGGTTATTCCTGAGCTCTTGCTAATGTTTGCATAAAGTTGTGTTGTGTCTGGTTTCCCCCATTTCTTAAAACATGTTTGGAGAAGGATTGGGTACTACTAAGGCTGCTCTCACACTACATGTTTGAGAACACCCCCCCATATAGTCGAGACCTCTTAACGCACCAGATGCTGATTCATGCCTGTGTTCATATTACACAAATATACCAGACATTGGGGTCAAGGGTACTGAGATCCATGGCTGAGAAAGTAgcactgtgtgtatgtttgttagTGTCTTATAGACCAACATATAATAGAATTATGTATAAAGCATG contains the following coding sequences:
- the avpr1ab gene encoding arginine vasopressin receptor 1Ab, which gives rise to MAHPGPGMCAPTPELGPHGNGTHDNRTLCLSASDAHSAGNASLVTNSSTDPFGRNEEVAKLEITVLSLTFLAAVAGNISVLLAVRNAAKKSSRVHLFIKHLSLADLVVAFFQVLPQLCWEITFRFNGPDILCRVVKHLQVLGMFASTYMLVMLTVDRYIAICHPLRSLQGAARRARLMIACTWLCSVVLSTPQYFIFSLSEIKNGSDVYDCWGHFIEPWGVRAYITWITVGIFLIPVTVLVMCYGFICRSIWMNVKCKTKSGAAHGTSALIGKASVSSVSTISRAKLRTVKMTFVIVLAYIVCWAPFFIVQMWSVWDKNFSWDDSENAAVSLSALLASLNSCCNPWIYMLFSGHLLYDFLRCFPCCRKLGYDIRNDSDSSLRRNTLLSKLPAACTPTNAAESLRDYHKTNQAMVQDCSHKGNQCVPVDSLHKSSLSTDNLNNHSHSNPNHAVDTDS